The proteins below are encoded in one region of Peptoniphilus sp. GNH:
- a CDS encoding response regulator transcription factor, whose translation MDKILVVDDEKAIADIIKFNLEKEGYEVYTCENGKEALNLLKKTDINLVLLDVMMPVMDGFSCLRNIRVDSRVPVIMLTAKDEEFDRVLGLELGADDYVVKPFSMRELIARVKANLRRRDFEAKEVQENEVISFRDLEVDTNRYEVKKSGKIIDLTLREYELLIFFMKSPDQVFSREELLEKVWGYEYFGDIRTVDVTVRRLREKIEDKDKDFQYILTKRGVGYYFGG comes from the coding sequence ATGGACAAAATTTTAGTTGTTGATGATGAAAAGGCCATAGCCGATATAATAAAATTTAATTTAGAAAAAGAAGGCTACGAAGTCTACACCTGCGAAAATGGCAAGGAGGCTCTTAACCTTTTGAAAAAAACTGACATAAATTTGGTTCTGCTTGATGTGATGATGCCTGTAATGGATGGGTTCTCATGCCTTAGAAATATAAGAGTTGATTCGAGAGTGCCAGTTATCATGCTAACAGCCAAGGACGAAGAGTTTGACAGGGTCTTGGGACTTGAACTAGGAGCTGATGATTATGTTGTAAAGCCCTTCTCAATGAGAGAACTAATAGCAAGAGTCAAGGCAAATCTCAGAAGAAGAGATTTTGAAGCTAAAGAAGTCCAAGAAAATGAAGTAATATCTTTTAGAGATTTGGAAGTAGACACAAACAGATATGAGGTAAAAAAATCTGGCAAGATTATAGATCTTACTCTTAGAGAATATGAACTTTTGATATTTTTTATGAAAAGTCCCGACCAAGTTTTTTCAAGAGAGGAACTCTTGGAGAAGGTATGGGGCTATGAGTACTTCGGCGATATCAGAACAGTCGATGTAACAGTAAGAAGACTTAGAGAGAAGATTGAAGACAAGGACAAGGATTTTCAATATATCCTCACAAAAAGAGGGGTAGGATATTACTTCGGAGGCTGA
- a CDS encoding trimeric intracellular cation channel family protein, which yields MFKEIAYIMEMIGTVAFASSGAILGIRKGMDVFGIIILGGVTALGGGVIRDLVLGATPPAMFTSPTAVILSVITTLILFCIFYAKIDFLDTKIFSTFEKLMNILDAIGLGVFTSIGISKAIYMGYENKILLLFVGMVTGVGGGIIRDTLSNISPVIFREQIYAIASLIGATFYIYFFHKVETYKLMIISAVIVTAVRLVSIKLNLRLPRIKFKEED from the coding sequence ATGTTTAAAGAAATTGCTTATATAATGGAGATGATTGGGACGGTGGCCTTTGCATCTTCTGGTGCCATCCTAGGCATAAGAAAGGGAATGGATGTATTTGGCATAATAATCCTAGGAGGAGTTACAGCTCTTGGTGGGGGAGTGATAAGGGATTTAGTCCTTGGCGCCACACCACCTGCCATGTTTACGAGTCCTACGGCTGTGATTTTATCCGTTATTACAACTCTTATTTTATTTTGCATTTTTTATGCAAAGATAGACTTTTTAGATACAAAAATTTTCTCGACTTTTGAAAAGTTGATGAACATATTGGATGCGATTGGCCTGGGAGTTTTCACTTCCATAGGAATATCCAAGGCCATCTACATGGGATATGAAAACAAGATTCTACTTCTTTTTGTGGGCATGGTCACAGGAGTTGGAGGGGGAATCATAAGAGATACCCTTTCTAACATAAGTCCGGTAATTTTTAGAGAACAAATTTATGCCATAGCTTCTCTTATAGGAGCGACTTTTTACATTTATTTTTTCCACAAAGTAGAAACTTATAAGCTCATGATAATTTCTGCTGTCATAGTAACAGCCGTAAGGCTTGTATCAATAAAATTAAATTTGAGACTACCAAGAATAAAATTCAAAGAGGAGGATTGA
- a CDS encoding amino acid racemase: protein MTYKLGVLGGMGTLASLVFYEKLYKNTRAKKDQDHIDAVILNHASLPDRTREILEKRGEFLKEVREDFEIFNSIGVDYIAITCNTSHYFLEEMKKMTRAEIINMPLEALKEAAKRGKDITFFGTLGSIEGRVYKRYENELGLKINYPDKKDQDTLMDIIYRVKSDGKRHFSEFDKLLEKYGKDTTVITGCTELSVLDYKDAVDAMDVLVGVCLRKCGKL, encoded by the coding sequence ATGACCTATAAATTAGGAGTCCTAGGAGGAATGGGGACTCTTGCAAGTCTGGTTTTTTATGAAAAATTATATAAAAACACTAGAGCCAAAAAAGACCAAGACCACATAGATGCAGTGATTTTAAACCATGCGAGCCTGCCTGATAGGACAAGGGAGATTTTGGAAAAAAGAGGAGAATTTTTAAAAGAAGTCAGAGAAGATTTTGAGATTTTTAACTCTATCGGAGTAGATTATATAGCCATAACTTGCAATACTTCTCATTATTTTTTAGAAGAAATGAAAAAAATGACAAGAGCAGAGATTATAAATATGCCCTTGGAAGCCTTAAAAGAAGCTGCCAAAAGAGGAAAAGACATCACTTTTTTTGGCACATTAGGCTCAATAGAAGGCAGGGTTTATAAGAGATATGAAAATGAGCTGGGGTTAAAAATAAATTATCCAGACAAAAAAGACCAAGACACTCTTATGGATATAATTTACAGAGTAAAGTCTGATGGAAAAAGGCACTTTTCTGAATTTGACAAACTTCTTGAAAAATACGGCAAGGATACAACTGTAATCACAGGCTGCACAGAGCTTTCTGTCTTGGATTATAAAGATGCGGTAGATGCCATGGATGTCTTGGTTGGGGTCTGCCTTAGAAAGTGTGGCAAGCTATGA
- a CDS encoding MATE family efflux transporter — MTKYKNWDNPLGTKDISKLILEFSIPAIISFLVGALYNIVDQIFIGQGVGILGNAATNVAFPLVNLSISIALLIGAGGAAAYNLYLGARDYKKAEKFAGNAASYLIIFGIFVVLFTLAFLEPLLKIFGATDNILELSKTYAGITAFGLPFMMFSGGYSALIRGDGSPKFSMMCTLVGAIVNTILDPIFIFGLELGIAGAAYATVIGQFLSFVVTAYYLKKMRNVSLKKDSFIPSFFVLKEMARLGMAPFINQLALMFFQIVLNNTLTYYGARSDYGSDIPLAVVGVISKVNIIYLAFTLGICQGCQPVMGFNYGAKSYKRVKETFFKGLRAVMIISVIAFLIFQIFPLQLLKIFGKGSDLYYRFGIKYFRIFLAMTFINGIQPICSFFFTSIGKAKKGTFISLTRQIVFLIPLIIIFSRLFGIEGVLFTGPIADFAAASLAVYLASLEIKELDAFMKN; from the coding sequence ATGACAAAATATAAAAATTGGGACAATCCTCTAGGCACTAAAGACATATCAAAACTTATTTTGGAGTTTTCCATACCAGCCATAATAAGTTTTTTGGTCGGGGCCTTGTATAATATAGTCGATCAAATATTTATAGGTCAAGGTGTAGGGATACTTGGAAATGCGGCTACAAATGTGGCTTTTCCCCTTGTAAATCTTTCGATTTCCATAGCTCTTTTAATTGGGGCTGGTGGAGCTGCTGCTTATAACTTATATTTGGGAGCGAGAGATTACAAAAAAGCGGAAAAATTTGCCGGCAATGCCGCATCTTATTTAATCATCTTTGGCATTTTTGTAGTGCTTTTTACTCTGGCATTTTTGGAACCACTTTTGAAAATTTTTGGAGCGACTGATAATATCTTGGAGCTTTCTAAAACCTATGCAGGCATCACAGCATTTGGTCTGCCATTTATGATGTTTTCGGGAGGGTATTCAGCTCTTATAAGAGGAGATGGATCCCCTAAATTTTCTATGATGTGTACTCTTGTAGGTGCTATTGTAAATACTATACTAGATCCTATATTTATTTTTGGATTAGAACTTGGCATTGCAGGAGCTGCCTATGCGACTGTGATAGGTCAATTTTTGTCATTTGTTGTGACAGCCTACTATTTGAAAAAAATGAGAAATGTCAGCTTGAAAAAAGATAGCTTTATACCATCTTTCTTTGTTCTTAAAGAGATGGCGAGGCTTGGCATGGCCCCTTTTATAAATCAACTGGCCCTGATGTTTTTCCAAATCGTATTAAACAATACCCTGACCTATTATGGGGCAAGGTCCGATTATGGGTCGGATATTCCCCTTGCTGTTGTAGGAGTAATAAGCAAGGTCAATATAATATATTTGGCATTCACCTTGGGTATATGTCAAGGCTGCCAACCTGTTATGGGCTTTAATTACGGGGCCAAGTCCTACAAGAGGGTAAAAGAAACCTTTTTTAAGGGCCTAAGAGCTGTTATGATAATTTCTGTTATAGCATTTTTGATTTTTCAAATTTTCCCCTTGCAACTTTTAAAGATTTTCGGCAAGGGCTCAGACTTATACTATAGGTTTGGAATAAAGTATTTTAGAATATTTCTTGCAATGACATTTATAAATGGTATACAACCAATTTGCTCCTTCTTTTTTACTAGCATTGGAAAGGCTAAAAAGGGAACCTTTATTTCACTTACAAGACAAATTGTATTTTTAATCCCCTTGATTATAATATTTTCAAGGCTTTTTGGAATAGAGGGAGTGCTTTTTACAGGACCTATAGCTGATTTTGCAGCTGCAAGTCTAGCTGTATATCTTGCAAGTTTAGAGATAAAAGAACTCGATGCTTTTATGAAAAATTAA
- the yycI gene encoding two-component system regulatory protein YycI has product MNWSKAKKILIIALVFTNLILFTFNLKAKSFTDGIDKRSFLKQVEQLLEKDDIKLSCEIPRGKRSLSSLRVEFESIDSKILNERFFEKEAILSSPSRDTIKLQKKDELLTVINKRRLLYENLAEGEKGENIKADEAEKLALEFLKKRKYPTDDLRLVQNEIEGRGRRLVFAKIYKNTILEKSFTSFYIEKTGIKTMDRLWLNVLEEGDLRIYLPPASKTILGLLSKKDLQHKTIEKIETCYYFDPEAQGFVEDITKALQGKATPAWRVEFSDGEAIILAGN; this is encoded by the coding sequence ATGAACTGGTCAAAGGCAAAAAAAATTTTAATAATTGCACTTGTTTTTACCAACTTAATATTGTTTACCTTTAATTTAAAGGCCAAATCTTTTACTGATGGCATTGACAAAAGGAGCTTTTTAAAGCAAGTTGAACAACTTCTTGAAAAAGATGATATAAAGCTTTCTTGCGAAATACCCAGAGGCAAAAGGTCGCTTTCATCCTTGAGGGTGGAGTTTGAATCAATTGATTCTAAGATACTAAACGAGAGATTTTTTGAAAAAGAGGCAATTTTGAGTAGTCCTTCTAGAGATACTATAAAGCTTCAAAAAAAGGATGAGCTTTTGACTGTGATAAATAAGAGAAGATTGCTCTATGAGAACTTGGCAGAGGGTGAAAAAGGAGAAAATATAAAGGCGGACGAAGCAGAGAAGCTGGCTCTTGAATTTTTAAAAAAGAGAAAATATCCGACAGATGACCTTAGGCTTGTGCAAAATGAAATCGAAGGAAGGGGTCGTAGACTCGTTTTCGCAAAAATTTATAAAAATACAATTTTGGAAAAGTCCTTCACATCTTTTTATATAGAAAAGACTGGGATAAAGACTATGGATAGACTTTGGCTAAATGTTTTAGAAGAAGGGGATTTGAGAATTTATTTGCCACCGGCTTCTAAGACTATCTTGGGTCTTTTATCTAAAAAAGATTTGCAGCACAAGACGATAGAAAAAATAGAAACTTGCTACTATTTTGACCCGGAAGCCCAAGGCTTTGTAGAAGACATCACAAAGGCCCTCCAGGGAAAGGCCACTCCAGCGTGGAGAGTGGAGTTTAGTGACGGAGAAGCAATTATTTTGGCGGGTAATTAG
- a CDS encoding cell wall metabolism sensor histidine kinase WalK — translation MFQSIKWRFIIIYFILVLISMGIVGSFIIARLEVSQINSITENMKSQVQSIINASDNLNKEDWVKSAQKIDNTLKSWRFAAGDKVYVIKNSDQAEIVSSSADPLDSVLGKSALTYKNLRPDLIMEAFSGNSAEGIVEDDRGANKEKHLLEPVISANGDIEGVFYMTSSLNPVYQVIRDAGRILTYATAIALLITSILGIIISSSITRPIKNVTKVAKEMAQGNFDQKVEVMSNDEIGKLATMFNILTGELKDTIKKMDLERSKLDTIINYMAEGVLAVDASGRLIHANPTAEELLNLEEGSIGQDFNLNSLNIKNLDYSKPSSLKATSELEVQGKFYSIKYAPYRSDRGHYSGLIIVVQDMTKEHRLEKMRKEFVANVSHELKTPITTIKSYTETLLDSDMDKQSSNYFLQVIDRENNRMQRLVNDLLQLSNVDYGALKLDLQSLDTRRLIERARDSLDLMVKEKNQKVYIDVENKILPIKADPSFAEQVLINILSNAVKYTGNNGVIEIQASSRFGRVTISVKDNGIGIPKNDMERIFERFYRVEKGRSRAMGGTGLGLSIAKEMMELMRGKIKIYSEFKKGTTVSLEFLAGEKDELV, via the coding sequence ATGTTTCAGAGTATAAAGTGGAGATTTATAATTATATATTTTATTCTGGTTTTGATTTCTATGGGCATAGTGGGCTCTTTTATAATAGCTCGCTTGGAAGTTAGTCAAATAAACTCCATAACAGAAAATATGAAATCTCAGGTCCAGTCTATAATAAATGCCTCCGACAATTTGAACAAGGAAGACTGGGTAAAGTCTGCCCAAAAAATTGACAACACTTTAAAATCCTGGAGATTTGCAGCAGGAGATAAGGTTTATGTGATAAAAAATAGTGACCAGGCAGAGATAGTTTCATCATCGGCTGATCCATTAGACTCTGTATTGGGAAAATCTGCCCTTACATACAAAAATCTCAGACCAGATCTAATAATGGAAGCTTTTTCTGGAAATTCAGCAGAGGGAATAGTGGAAGATGATAGGGGTGCCAACAAAGAGAAACACTTGCTAGAGCCAGTTATTTCTGCGAACGGAGATATAGAAGGGGTCTTTTATATGACATCTTCTTTAAATCCTGTCTATCAGGTCATAAGAGATGCTGGCAGAATTTTGACTTATGCAACCGCCATAGCACTTTTGATAACAAGTATTCTAGGGATAATAATATCATCTTCTATAACAAGACCCATAAAAAATGTGACCAAGGTGGCCAAGGAAATGGCTCAGGGCAATTTTGACCAAAAGGTTGAAGTCATGAGCAATGACGAGATAGGAAAGCTTGCAACTATGTTTAACATCCTGACTGGGGAGCTAAAAGACACAATAAAGAAGATGGATCTTGAAAGGTCTAAACTGGATACTATTATAAACTACATGGCAGAGGGCGTTTTGGCAGTTGATGCAAGTGGGAGATTAATCCACGCCAATCCCACAGCAGAAGAACTTTTAAATTTGGAAGAAGGCTCTATCGGTCAAGATTTCAATTTAAATTCCTTAAACATAAAAAATTTGGACTATTCCAAACCGTCGTCCTTAAAAGCAACGAGTGAATTGGAAGTGCAGGGCAAATTTTATTCTATAAAATATGCACCTTATAGGTCTGATAGGGGACATTATTCTGGTCTTATAATAGTAGTCCAAGATATGACCAAGGAGCATAGGTTAGAAAAGATGCGAAAAGAGTTTGTAGCCAATGTATCCCATGAATTAAAGACTCCTATAACTACTATAAAATCTTATACAGAAACTCTTTTGGACTCAGATATGGATAAGCAGTCTTCTAATTATTTTTTGCAAGTAATAGATAGGGAAAACAACAGGATGCAAAGACTTGTAAATGACCTTTTGCAGCTTTCAAATGTGGATTATGGAGCCTTGAAATTAGATTTGCAATCACTTGATACAAGAAGGCTTATAGAAAGAGCCAGGGATTCTTTAGATCTGATGGTCAAGGAAAAAAATCAAAAAGTATATATAGATGTGGAAAACAAAATCTTGCCAATAAAGGCCGATCCGTCTTTTGCAGAGCAAGTGCTTATAAATATTTTATCCAATGCTGTTAAATACACTGGCAATAATGGCGTTATAGAAATACAAGCAAGTTCTCGTTTTGGAAGGGTAACCATAAGTGTCAAGGACAATGGAATAGGAATACCAAAAAATGATATGGAGAGGATTTTTGAAAGGTTTTACAGAGTTGAGAAGGGTAGATCACGCGCCATGGGAGGCACTGGTCTAGGCCTTTCTATAGCCAAGGAAATGATGGAGCTAATGAGGGGCAAGATAAAAATATATTCCGAATTTAAAAAGGGAACTACTGTGAGCTTGGAATTTTTAGCGGGTGAGAAAGATGAACTTGTCTAA
- the ahpF gene encoding alkyl hydroperoxide reductase subunit F has translation MLDQNLKEQVKAYLELLEKEVLITLSLDGSDKSKEVKAFIDELLPLSKKLKVKEASLKYSPSFSLSSEDRKGLVFAGIPLGHEFESFILALLQVGGRTPRIEEAQIKRIKEIDKELEFETIVSLSCHNCPEVVQALNVMAVLNPKINHTMIDGSMYQDYVESLGVLAVPACRLNGEEFNNGKISLNQILDKLTGAKEDLKLEQRPTYDLLVIGGGPAGATAAIYAARKGIKTGLIAKDFGGQVKETLAIENITGLLYTEGPKYMDNVKEQVLKYKVDIIDELEVEDFESGSPLTIKTKKGDLLSKTLVIATGAKWRLIGIPGEIEFRNKGVAYCTHCDGPLFKDKKVTVIGGGNSGIEAAIDLASLAKEVLVLEFLDELKADSVLQEKLKTFKNVRVVTSAETKGLYGDKVLEKIVYKNRKTGEEVEEATDGCFIQVGLVPQTEWIEKLEKNPRGEIIVDAFGATNVEGVYAAGDCTNSSFKQVVIAQGSGAVAALGAYNYLMRK, from the coding sequence ATGTTAGATCAAAATTTAAAAGAACAGGTAAAAGCTTATTTAGAACTTCTTGAGAAAGAAGTTCTAATTACGCTTAGCCTAGATGGATCTGACAAGTCAAAAGAAGTCAAAGCTTTTATAGATGAACTTTTACCTCTTAGCAAAAAGTTAAAAGTAAAAGAGGCTTCTTTAAAATACAGTCCCAGCTTTAGTCTTTCCTCCGAGGATAGGAAGGGCCTTGTTTTTGCGGGGATTCCTCTAGGTCATGAATTTGAGTCTTTTATACTTGCTCTTTTGCAAGTGGGTGGCAGGACGCCCAGAATTGAAGAGGCTCAAATAAAAAGAATAAAAGAAATAGATAAGGAATTAGAATTTGAAACCATAGTTAGCTTGAGCTGCCACAATTGCCCTGAAGTTGTACAAGCCTTAAATGTCATGGCAGTTTTAAATCCTAAGATTAACCACACTATGATTGACGGATCTATGTATCAAGATTATGTTGAAAGCCTTGGAGTCTTGGCTGTGCCAGCTTGTCGTCTAAATGGCGAGGAGTTTAACAACGGAAAGATAAGTCTTAACCAAATCTTGGACAAGCTTACAGGGGCTAAAGAAGATCTCAAATTAGAACAAAGGCCTACATATGATCTCTTGGTTATAGGAGGAGGACCGGCTGGAGCGACAGCTGCAATTTATGCTGCCAGAAAGGGAATAAAGACAGGTTTGATTGCCAAGGATTTTGGGGGTCAAGTGAAGGAAACTCTAGCGATTGAAAATATAACTGGTCTTTTGTATACAGAAGGGCCTAAATATATGGACAATGTGAAGGAGCAAGTCCTCAAATACAAGGTGGACATCATTGATGAGCTTGAAGTAGAAGATTTTGAAAGCGGAAGTCCTCTTACTATAAAAACCAAAAAAGGAGATCTCCTTTCTAAGACTTTGGTAATAGCGACAGGAGCCAAGTGGAGACTTATAGGCATACCTGGTGAGATTGAATTTAGAAATAAGGGAGTCGCCTATTGTACTCATTGTGACGGACCTCTTTTTAAAGATAAGAAGGTAACGGTTATAGGTGGAGGCAATTCAGGTATAGAAGCTGCGATTGATCTTGCTTCTTTAGCCAAAGAAGTTTTGGTCTTGGAATTTTTGGATGAACTAAAGGCGGATTCTGTTTTGCAAGAAAAACTCAAGACTTTCAAGAATGTCAGAGTTGTCACATCAGCAGAGACCAAGGGTCTTTATGGGGACAAGGTGCTTGAAAAAATTGTTTACAAAAATCGCAAGACGGGAGAAGAAGTAGAAGAGGCCACAGACGGATGCTTTATTCAAGTTGGACTTGTGCCTCAAACTGAGTGGATAGAAAAACTTGAAAAGAACCCAAGAGGAGAAATAATAGTCGATGCTTTTGGAGCAACTAATGTAGAAGGGGTTTATGCAGCAGGAGATTGCACAAATTCAAGCTTTAAACAAGTTGTAATAGCACAAGGAAGTGGAGCTGTGGCAGCCCTTGGCGCCTACAATTATTTGATGAGAAAATAA
- a CDS encoding carboxylate--amine ligase: MKEFKAIILGTDLNAYGVARSIHEAYGLSSICLGKKELRDTEASKICEVRIFENFDREDIFLKSLMEIKKEYKDLPLLLISCSDGYTSLITKNREVLKESFIFNYIDEKMQSSLENKKDFYKICEKYGLDYPKTQIISYEEKDKYEIKMAYPLALKPNDSIEYVKIKFPNKKKAYKIHSEEEMRETVKKIYDAGYTGELIVQDFIPGDTSAMFVLNAYVNTRGKVKFMSLGKCLLDEVLPLNIGNYNALLSMGDEKIYKNFEKFLEEISYRGYANFDLKYDYRDGSYKVFEINIRQGRSSYYMNAAGSNFIKPLVEDLILESDKDCYYEYKQGLWLYVDPFVLKKYVADEDRKKAEEALKKGFVFTTWYKKDRSVKRFVSYMRRRLSTIKYYPIYFGKN, encoded by the coding sequence ATGAAAGAATTTAAAGCAATAATCTTGGGAACCGACTTAAATGCTTATGGAGTTGCTAGAAGTATCCACGAGGCATATGGACTTAGCTCTATTTGTCTGGGCAAAAAAGAACTAAGAGATACGGAGGCTTCGAAAATTTGCGAGGTCAGGATTTTTGAAAATTTTGACAGAGAGGATATCTTTTTAAAAAGCCTTATGGAGATAAAAAAGGAGTATAAGGACCTTCCGCTTCTTCTAATATCTTGTTCAGACGGTTATACTTCTCTTATCACAAAAAATAGAGAAGTCCTCAAGGAGAGTTTTATATTTAATTATATAGACGAAAAAATGCAAAGTAGTTTGGAAAACAAAAAAGACTTCTACAAAATTTGCGAAAAGTATGGCTTGGACTATCCTAAAACCCAGATAATTTCCTATGAAGAAAAAGATAAGTATGAAATTAAAATGGCCTATCCTCTTGCTCTAAAACCCAATGATTCCATAGAGTATGTGAAGATAAAATTCCCAAATAAGAAAAAAGCCTACAAGATTCACTCAGAAGAAGAGATGAGAGAAACCGTAAAAAAGATTTACGATGCAGGCTATACTGGTGAGCTTATAGTGCAAGATTTCATACCTGGTGATACATCGGCCATGTTTGTTTTAAATGCCTATGTGAATACTAGGGGCAAGGTGAAATTTATGAGCCTTGGAAAGTGCCTCTTGGATGAGGTCCTGCCCTTAAATATAGGCAATTACAATGCGCTTCTTAGCATGGGCGATGAAAAGATTTACAAGAATTTCGAAAAATTTTTAGAGGAAATTTCTTACAGGGGCTATGCTAATTTCGATCTCAAATATGACTACAGGGATGGAAGTTATAAGGTGTTTGAAATCAATATAAGACAGGGAAGATCAAGCTATTATATGAATGCAGCTGGCTCCAATTTCATAAAACCTCTTGTAGAAGATTTGATACTTGAAAGCGATAAGGACTGCTACTATGAATACAAGCAAGGACTCTGGCTCTATGTAGACCCCTTTGTTTTAAAAAAGTATGTGGCAGATGAGGATAGAAAAAAGGCAGAAGAAGCTCTAAAAAAAGGCTTTGTCTTTACAACTTGGTACAAGAAAGACAGATCAGTAAAGAGATTTGTATCTTATATGAGAAGAAGGTTATCCACAATAAAATACTATCCCATATATTTTGGGAAAAATTAA
- a CDS encoding gamma-glutamyl-gamma-aminobutyrate hydrolase family protein (Members of this family of hydrolases with an active site Cys residue belong to MEROPS family C26.), with amino-acid sequence MMKKKPIIGITPLYNKRLDTIWILSHYFDMIKALGGLPIMLPFACERKDMDQLLDLLDGVVFTGGQDVNPSYYNEKPKPELGNVSDKRDRFEWNFLDFVLESKIPVLFICRGLQIINVKMGGSLYQDIKSQVKTEILKHSYGDDRAQDLVHKVIYQKGSKFDYIFEDEFEVNSLHHQAVKDLGKNLRVNLLSEDGIVEGLEMTDRPFGLAFQFHPELIFEKQEVAKKAVEEFIKAAGDYK; translated from the coding sequence ATGATGAAGAAAAAACCAATCATAGGCATCACGCCACTTTACAATAAAAGACTGGACACAATTTGGATATTAAGTCATTATTTTGACATGATTAAAGCCTTGGGGGGCTTGCCCATAATGCTTCCCTTTGCTTGCGAAAGAAAAGATATGGATCAGCTTTTAGATCTTTTAGATGGGGTTGTCTTTACAGGGGGTCAGGACGTAAATCCTTCCTACTACAACGAAAAACCCAAGCCAGAACTTGGCAATGTTTCAGATAAAAGGGATAGATTCGAATGGAATTTCTTGGATTTTGTCTTAGAAAGCAAGATTCCAGTGCTTTTTATATGCAGAGGTCTTCAGATTATAAATGTAAAGATGGGCGGAAGCCTTTATCAAGATATAAAAAGTCAGGTCAAGACAGAAATTTTAAAACACTCCTACGGAGATGACAGGGCGCAGGACTTGGTTCACAAGGTAATATATCAAAAGGGATCCAAGTTTGATTATATATTTGAAGATGAATTTGAGGTAAACAGCCTTCACCACCAAGCGGTAAAAGACCTTGGCAAAAATCTAAGGGTAAATTTACTTTCTGAAGATGGCATAGTTGAAGGATTAGAAATGACTGACAGACCATTTGGCTTGGCGTTTCAATTTCATCCAGAGCTGATTTTTGAAAAGCAGGAAGTTGCCAAAAAGGCGGTAGAAGAATTTATAAAAGCAGCGGGTGACTACAAATGA
- a CDS encoding HAD hydrolase-like protein: MVYLFDLDGTIIDSQIGITRGLAYAIEKMKLPKLPQERLIEFIGPSFVEIFPLAFGLDFNDTKKMIAYYREYYSKKGKDECVLYDGMYELLKDLNSEGHHLYMATAKPENLAREISESLDIYKFFKGLVGATEDESRHKKEDVIEELIRRHGPLEKAYMIGDRASDLIAAKKKKMGSIGVLYGFAKDGELERENPDYICKDVPSLRKLLLEKL, translated from the coding sequence ATGGTATATTTATTTGATTTAGATGGAACAATTATAGATTCGCAAATAGGAATCACAAGGGGCTTGGCATATGCAATTGAAAAAATGAAGCTGCCAAAACTCCCCCAAGAAAGACTCATAGAATTTATAGGACCAAGTTTTGTGGAGATTTTTCCTCTTGCTTTCGGACTGGATTTTAACGATACAAAAAAGATGATAGCCTATTATAGAGAATATTATTCTAAAAAAGGCAAGGATGAGTGCGTGCTTTATGATGGTATGTATGAGCTCTTAAAAGATTTAAACTCAGAAGGCCATCATCTTTATATGGCGACTGCCAAGCCGGAAAATTTGGCAAGAGAAATTTCTGAAAGTTTGGATATTTATAAGTTTTTCAAAGGCCTTGTAGGAGCCACAGAAGATGAGTCTAGGCACAAAAAAGAAGATGTGATAGAAGAATTGATAAGAAGACATGGGCCCCTTGAAAAGGCTTATATGATAGGGGATAGGGCATCGGATTTAATAGCAGCAAAGAAAAAGAAAATGGGCTCTATTGGTGTGCTTTATGGATTTGCAAAAGATGGAGAGCTTGAAAGAGAAAATCCAGATTATATTTGCAAGGATGTGCCTTCTTTGAGGAAGTTGCTCTTGGAGAAATTATGA